The following are encoded in a window of Limibacter armeniacum genomic DNA:
- a CDS encoding sulfite exporter TauE/SafE family protein: MENLFEMTAYVLAGVVAGLVNTLAGGGSIFTLSLLFFLGMPAHIANGTNRLGILVQNISGSYTFQKSGLLDIQASMHYVVPSLIGALVGASVATDIEADLLEMVVGGLMIFMLVGVLFEPKQKKNMVGVGRNKNHWLQSLFFLGVGFYGGFVQAGIGILIIVAFSFTSSIGMIRSNAIKMLIIAIYSLPVFCIFIYKGQVAWLAAILLAVGQLIGTWVAGKYVAKRPGVNKLVKWVLVVMILATIFKTFGVFAILPI; the protein is encoded by the coding sequence ATGGAAAACCTATTTGAAATGACAGCCTACGTGTTAGCAGGAGTAGTGGCAGGTCTTGTCAATACTTTGGCTGGCGGGGGCTCTATCTTTACACTATCTCTTCTGTTTTTTCTAGGTATGCCAGCCCATATTGCCAATGGTACTAACCGCCTTGGGATTTTGGTTCAAAATATATCAGGTTCTTATACATTTCAGAAATCAGGGCTTTTGGATATTCAGGCAAGTATGCATTATGTGGTGCCTTCTTTGATTGGTGCTTTGGTTGGGGCATCTGTAGCGACAGATATTGAGGCTGATTTGCTGGAAATGGTTGTTGGAGGGCTTATGATTTTTATGCTGGTCGGTGTACTTTTTGAACCAAAACAGAAGAAAAATATGGTAGGAGTGGGGAGGAATAAAAACCATTGGCTGCAATCTCTCTTTTTTTTGGGAGTGGGTTTTTATGGAGGGTTCGTGCAGGCTGGTATAGGCATCCTGATTATTGTGGCATTTTCTTTTACTTCATCCATAGGGATGATCCGTTCCAATGCCATTAAGATGCTGATTATTGCAATTTATAGCCTTCCTGTATTCTGTATTTTTATTTATAAAGGACAAGTGGCTTGGCTTGCGGCTATCTTACTGGCAGTAGGGCAATTGATTGGTACTTGGGTCGCCGGTAAGTATGTAGCAAAACGTCCTGGGGTGAATAAGCTGGTAAAGTGGGTACTTGTAGTAATGATATTGGCGACAATCTTTAAGACCTTTGGGGTATTTGCTATCCTTCCTATTTAA
- a CDS encoding outer membrane beta-barrel protein — MKILYSIIICIFVLQQAYSQSNYQPATVIDSKSDTLLGWVDYRDWDINPKEISFKKTLEEDAIILTPTDISAFSVQGETYKSALVEIETSSRNTQTLSSSPSIQTITAQVFLQELFNRQKKLFHLKNQDRANFFYIVQNDSTYKLLIYKKYLSKQNSRQLTRNVIAENKKYQGQLRFYFQDLPSIHKRVNQTEYTRKSMEELFQEYYLKSHPEAVQANKPQKNTTDLYIVAGAGLSSLALEGEMFRELPQNLNTVSYFAGVSLDISLPRNLAKWSINNELTLNNYNYKGNYKDYTNEDRYIITDSEIDYTYLRIANMVRYRFGIKNNRFFYINVGVSNGFAVIAKNTSLTNNRYYSTNTIEEGKAIAETRRLEQGYLIGLGTKFGKYLIETRFEQGNGMSAYSFGKSTTTHGSLLLGYQF, encoded by the coding sequence ATGAAAATTCTTTACTCAATTATCATTTGTATTTTCGTACTTCAACAAGCCTACTCACAATCCAATTACCAACCTGCAACAGTTATTGACTCTAAATCTGATACACTACTTGGATGGGTTGATTATAGAGATTGGGACATTAACCCTAAAGAAATAAGCTTCAAAAAAACACTTGAAGAAGATGCTATAATATTAACACCTACTGATATCTCAGCCTTCTCTGTTCAAGGTGAAACATATAAAAGTGCATTGGTTGAAATTGAAACTAGTTCTAGAAATACTCAGACCTTAAGTTCAAGCCCTTCAATACAGACAATTACTGCACAGGTTTTTTTACAAGAGTTATTCAATCGTCAGAAAAAGCTTTTTCACCTAAAAAATCAAGATAGGGCTAACTTTTTCTATATCGTACAAAATGATAGTACTTATAAGCTTTTGATCTATAAAAAGTATTTGAGCAAACAAAATAGCAGACAATTAACAAGAAACGTAATCGCTGAAAATAAGAAGTATCAGGGACAACTGAGGTTTTACTTTCAAGATTTGCCATCCATACACAAAAGAGTGAATCAAACAGAGTATACACGTAAAAGTATGGAAGAACTCTTCCAAGAATATTATTTGAAGAGTCACCCTGAAGCAGTACAAGCAAATAAACCACAGAAAAATACTACTGACTTATATATAGTAGCTGGAGCGGGGTTATCATCCTTAGCATTAGAAGGCGAAATGTTTAGAGAACTCCCTCAAAACTTAAATACAGTTAGCTACTTTGCAGGAGTCTCACTTGATATTTCATTACCCAGAAATCTAGCTAAATGGTCGATAAATAATGAGTTAACTCTAAATAATTATAATTACAAAGGCAACTATAAAGATTATACTAATGAAGACCGCTATATAATTACAGACTCAGAAATCGATTACACATATCTTAGAATTGCTAATATGGTCAGATACCGATTTGGAATTAAAAATAATCGTTTCTTTTACATCAATGTAGGTGTATCAAATGGCTTTGCTGTAATCGCAAAAAATACTTCTCTTACAAATAATCGTTACTACTCAACCAATACGATAGAAGAAGGAAAAGCCATCGCTGAAACTAGACGACTTGAGCAAGGTTATCTAATTGGCCTAGGAACTAAGTTTGGTAAATACCTGATTGAAACTCGTTTTGAACAAGGGAATGGTATGTCTGCTTATAGCTTCGGTAAATCTACAACGACACATGGCTCTCTCTTACTTGGCTATCAGTTCTGA
- a CDS encoding TIGR01777 family oxidoreductase — translation MSKNVLITGGTGLVGSRLTELLFNKGYNVSYLSRSKKEDPNIDYYVWDTSKGYIEDGAIEKADFIVHLAGTNVADKRWTDQQKKKILKSRIQTATLLAEKIQTSSHKPEAFISASAVGYYGHTNNVLMQESAKPGKDFLAEVCVAWENAADLIAQQGIRTAKIRVGIVLAKNGGALDKMSTTARFLMGAPLGNGKQYLSWIHIDDLANMFIHAIENPNMEGPYNGVAPNPVTNEEMTKAIGETLHRPVILPNVPSFALKLMMGEMAEMLLHGTKASSEKIEKAGFQFLYPELKPALMKLLR, via the coding sequence ATGTCTAAGAACGTTCTGATTACTGGAGGTACTGGTCTTGTTGGAAGCCGTTTGACCGAACTCCTCTTCAATAAGGGCTATAATGTATCCTACCTGTCCCGATCCAAAAAAGAAGACCCTAATATTGATTATTATGTCTGGGACACATCCAAAGGGTATATTGAAGATGGTGCCATCGAGAAAGCCGACTTTATAGTACACTTGGCCGGTACGAATGTGGCAGACAAACGTTGGACTGACCAGCAAAAGAAGAAAATACTCAAAAGTCGTATCCAGACAGCTACCTTACTCGCTGAAAAAATCCAGACCTCCTCCCATAAGCCAGAAGCATTTATCTCAGCTTCTGCTGTAGGGTATTATGGACATACCAATAATGTACTGATGCAAGAAAGTGCTAAGCCCGGCAAAGACTTTCTGGCAGAAGTATGTGTAGCTTGGGAAAATGCAGCTGACCTCATTGCCCAACAAGGAATCCGTACAGCCAAAATAAGGGTTGGAATTGTATTGGCTAAAAACGGCGGCGCCTTGGATAAAATGTCGACCACAGCCAGATTTCTGATGGGAGCACCATTAGGAAATGGCAAGCAATACCTTTCCTGGATTCACATTGACGATCTTGCCAATATGTTTATACATGCCATTGAAAACCCCAATATGGAAGGTCCCTATAACGGCGTAGCGCCAAATCCGGTCACTAATGAAGAGATGACCAAAGCCATTGGCGAAACACTTCACCGACCTGTAATCTTGCCAAACGTCCCTTCTTTTGCTTTAAAACTGATGATGGGAGAAATGGCAGAAATGTTACTCCATGGAACCAAAGCTTCCTCCGAAAAAATAGAGAAGGCAGGCTTCCAATTCCTTTATCCGGAACTGAAACCTGCCTTGATGAAGCTACTTCGGTAA
- the ytxJ gene encoding bacillithiol system redox-active protein YtxJ, with amino-acid sequence MQWHNLTTEEQIAQIKEESKAQKVMIFKHSTRCSISSMAKNRLERSWQEGEVSLKPYYLDLISYRNISNRLADEFGVLHESPQVLVIENGSCVYDNSHMGINYNELKTL; translated from the coding sequence ATGCAATGGCATAACCTTACAACAGAAGAGCAAATTGCTCAAATCAAGGAAGAGTCTAAAGCTCAAAAAGTAATGATCTTTAAGCACAGCACCCGTTGCTCGATTAGCTCAATGGCTAAGAACCGTCTCGAAAGATCATGGCAAGAAGGTGAAGTATCCTTGAAGCCTTATTATCTTGACCTTATTTCTTACAGAAATATCTCCAACAGGCTAGCTGATGAGTTTGGTGTACTCCACGAATCTCCACAAGTGCTAGTCATTGAAAATGGGAGCTGCGTATACGACAACTCTCATATGGGAATCAATTATAATGAACTGAAAACACTCTGA
- the rpsT gene encoding 30S ribosomal protein S20: protein MANHKSAKKRIRSNEAKRLRNRYQLKSTRTFIKKLRATTEKAEAEELFKKVSSMIDKLAKKNIIHKNNASNKKAKLAKFVNTL, encoded by the coding sequence ATGGCTAATCACAAATCTGCGAAGAAAAGAATTCGCTCAAATGAGGCTAAGCGTCTGAGAAATAGATATCAGTTGAAATCAACTCGTACTTTCATCAAGAAACTGAGAGCTACAACTGAGAAAGCAGAAGCTGAGGAACTGTTCAAGAAAGTTTCGTCTATGATCGACAAACTGGCTAAGAAGAACATCATCCACAAGAACAATGCTTCTAACAAGAAAGCAAAATTGGCTAAATTCGTGAACACGCTGTAA
- a CDS encoding HAD family hydrolase, giving the protein MKYLISDCDGVLIDSEIIAARVMVQYLNEFGVPITLNEYLQNCSGKTFSGLLTSFSREYCFTLPENALQVAEDRHMTIAEKELQVIKGTKDAYKAIPLPKAVVSNGWHRHIEMAVKFAQMEDMFEGGIFSAVEVVPNPKPAPDVYIYAAEKVGVDPKDVVVIEDSKSGVISGVAAGMNVIGFTGASHILDGHDEILLELGAKAVISDMKELPELVKKL; this is encoded by the coding sequence ATGAAATATTTGATTAGTGACTGTGATGGCGTACTGATTGACAGTGAGATAATAGCCGCACGCGTGATGGTACAATACCTAAATGAATTCGGTGTACCTATCACTTTGAATGAGTACCTGCAAAACTGCTCAGGTAAAACCTTTAGCGGACTTTTGACATCCTTTTCAAGAGAATATTGCTTTACCCTTCCTGAAAATGCACTTCAGGTAGCTGAAGACCGTCATATGACAATTGCAGAAAAAGAGTTGCAGGTCATTAAAGGTACTAAGGATGCATATAAGGCTATTCCTTTGCCTAAGGCGGTAGTGTCAAATGGTTGGCATAGGCATATCGAGATGGCAGTGAAATTTGCTCAAATGGAAGATATGTTTGAAGGAGGTATTTTTTCAGCTGTTGAAGTAGTGCCTAACCCTAAGCCAGCTCCTGATGTTTATATCTATGCGGCAGAAAAGGTAGGTGTAGACCCCAAAGATGTTGTAGTAATTGAAGACAGCAAGAGTGGTGTAATATCTGGAGTAGCGGCAGGTATGAACGTTATTGGCTTTACGGGAGCTAGCCATATTCTGGATGGACATGACGAAATTCTACTAGAGCTAGGAGCGAAGGCTGTAATCAGTGATATGAAGGAGTTACCTGAGCTTGTGAAAAAGCTGTAG
- a CDS encoding 5-formyltetrahydrofolate cyclo-ligase has translation MNSKQTLRKNILSQRKALSDAEVTLHSTKIVEQLKKLIEEKDIKTVHTYLPIQNEVDTLPLIKYALECGLQVVVPKTLENRSLKHCILTSMEGLVIGKFNTLYPKTEEEYKGTYDMIIVPAVAFDHLGNRIGYGAGYYDTFLQDHHKAIKVGVAYPFQVVENITAEAHDIPVDLLICSEEE, from the coding sequence ATGAACAGCAAACAAACACTGAGAAAAAATATATTATCACAAAGAAAGGCACTCAGCGATGCGGAAGTCACACTACACAGCACTAAGATTGTTGAGCAACTCAAGAAGCTGATAGAGGAAAAGGACATAAAAACGGTCCACACTTACTTGCCTATTCAAAATGAAGTGGATACACTTCCATTGATTAAGTATGCACTCGAATGTGGCTTACAAGTGGTAGTTCCTAAAACACTGGAAAATCGCTCACTAAAGCACTGTATTTTAACAAGTATGGAAGGACTGGTAATCGGTAAGTTCAATACGCTCTATCCAAAAACAGAGGAGGAATACAAAGGTACTTACGATATGATCATTGTACCTGCAGTAGCTTTTGACCATTTAGGAAACCGGATAGGATATGGGGCGGGGTACTACGACACCTTTCTTCAGGATCACCATAAAGCCATTAAGGTTGGGGTGGCATACCCTTTTCAGGTAGTAGAAAATATTACAGCAGAAGCACATGACATCCCTGTGGATCTCCTGATATGCAGTGAAGAGGAATAG
- a CDS encoding HD domain-containing protein, protein MRNKWNDLAGKYSQNHILITKLYNELIRKYNETKRHYHNLSHIQGMLYNVEKFQDMAEDYDALQFAVWYHDAIMATLRSDNEAQSAIMAKDALLQLGIAPERIQKVINLICRTANHLEQKESDTVDTAIMLDADLVILGSEPDRYRQYADQIRQEYQVIPFFIFKEKRKQMLHKFLEVPFIYRLPDVREKLEEQARWNIENELKRLGA, encoded by the coding sequence ATGAGAAACAAATGGAATGACCTAGCCGGCAAATATTCTCAGAATCATATTCTGATTACTAAGCTCTACAATGAGCTCATCCGTAAGTACAATGAAACCAAACGCCACTACCACAACCTCTCTCACATTCAAGGGATGCTTTATAATGTAGAGAAGTTTCAGGATATGGCAGAAGATTATGATGCCCTACAATTTGCCGTATGGTACCATGATGCCATTATGGCAACCCTCCGAAGTGACAATGAAGCACAAAGTGCGATTATGGCAAAAGATGCGCTACTTCAGCTTGGAATTGCGCCAGAAAGGATCCAAAAGGTAATCAACCTAATATGTCGTACTGCTAATCACCTTGAGCAAAAAGAATCTGACACGGTAGATACCGCTATCATGTTGGATGCTGACCTTGTCATTTTGGGTTCTGAACCTGATCGTTACAGACAATACGCTGACCAGATCAGGCAAGAATATCAGGTAATCCCTTTCTTTATTTTCAAGGAAAAGAGGAAACAGATGCTCCATAAGTTCTTGGAGGTACCATTTATCTACCGCCTCCCTGATGTTAGGGAAAAACTGGAAGAACAAGCAAGGTGGAATATTGAGAATGAACTTAAGCGATTAGGAGCATAA
- a CDS encoding M16 family metallopeptidase has translation MIKNTQKLAQLLLLVVCLFMTVKGTAQQNSETVDLNAKVPLDKNTIMGTLDNGLKYFILENKKPEKKAELRLVINAGSILENDNQLGLAHFLEHMAFNGSENFDKNGIVDYLQSIGVRFGADLNASTGFDETTYILPIPTDDKEKFDKGMQILRDWAGGLKLEEEEIDKERGVIQEEWRSGKGLQERIRDQVLPIMLYQSRYADRLPIGTMDVVMNFDYQRIRDFYNDWYRPNLMAVVAVGDFDGKEVEKQIKEMFSSLKNPANERKREVYTVPDHEETLVKIVRDKEATSTSVQIYTKMPEQKVKTQADLRREYVENLYNQMLNMRLYEIGTKPDAPFLYGYAAFTDFLADKDAYVISTAPKENQTQDAVKLVLRENYRVKQHGFTATELERAKSELLSRLETAYNERDKTPSAQLLADYVDNFTEGNQNPSIEYRFQFVKNVLPGITLEEVNKLSDKVLPGKNTVVIVTGPEREEVDLSNKDELLAIMKDAANEKLEPYEDIAAGKQLLEDVPAAGKVVETQEFADLGATTWTLSNGVKVTLKPTDFQNDEIGMTAFRFGGHSLCKDEDYQSAARADGIVEMGGLGEFSEVQLSKMLAGNTASVSPSIGELTEGVRGSCAPKDFETMMQLTYLTFTAPRKDEERFASYIDQLKNSIKNLLDDPNAYFKDVIAKTLSQNHLRAADIPTLEEVDKIDLDVAYNFYKERFANAGGFHFYFVGNFDLEQVKPLIELYLGGLPGDPSYQSNFKDNGIEKPKGVVKKDIKKQSEPKSTVLLVLHGDYPKSTLKDRLVMNILGQVTLIRLTEDLREERGGVYSPWAGTDVSFYPSPEYAAQVYFMCDPERVEELVGATFEEMESMHKEIKEVNLNKAKQALLEQHKEQLKKNNFWLSVMYQKDYQQEPYSDILKFEETVNNITVKDIQKAAQKYLTDKQYAEFILSPKE, from the coding sequence ATGATTAAAAACACTCAAAAGTTAGCGCAGCTGTTGCTTCTGGTAGTCTGTCTGTTTATGACAGTTAAGGGAACAGCTCAACAGAACTCAGAGACTGTAGATCTCAATGCTAAAGTACCGTTGGATAAAAATACGATCATGGGTACGTTGGATAACGGCTTGAAGTATTTTATCCTTGAAAACAAGAAGCCTGAAAAGAAGGCTGAGTTAAGGCTGGTGATTAATGCGGGCTCTATTCTGGAAAATGATAATCAGTTGGGATTGGCTCACTTCCTTGAGCATATGGCATTCAATGGCTCAGAAAACTTTGATAAGAATGGAATTGTGGATTACCTGCAATCTATCGGTGTGAGGTTTGGTGCAGACCTGAATGCTAGCACAGGCTTTGATGAAACAACTTATATCCTTCCAATTCCGACAGATGATAAGGAGAAGTTTGATAAGGGAATGCAGATTCTTCGTGATTGGGCTGGAGGCCTTAAGCTGGAAGAAGAGGAGATTGATAAGGAAAGAGGCGTGATTCAGGAAGAGTGGCGTTCTGGTAAAGGTTTGCAGGAGCGCATTAGAGATCAGGTGCTTCCTATTATGCTTTATCAGTCTCGTTATGCAGATAGATTGCCTATCGGTACAATGGATGTGGTGATGAACTTTGACTATCAACGTATCAGGGATTTTTACAATGACTGGTATAGACCCAACCTGATGGCAGTAGTGGCTGTTGGTGACTTTGATGGGAAAGAGGTTGAAAAGCAGATCAAAGAAATGTTTAGTTCGCTGAAGAATCCTGCCAATGAAAGAAAAAGGGAAGTATATACAGTGCCAGATCATGAGGAAACGCTGGTAAAGATTGTAAGGGATAAGGAGGCTACTTCTACTTCAGTACAGATCTATACCAAGATGCCAGAGCAAAAGGTGAAGACACAGGCGGATTTGCGTAGAGAGTATGTTGAAAATCTTTACAATCAGATGTTGAACATGCGTTTGTATGAGATCGGAACAAAGCCTGATGCTCCTTTCCTTTATGGATATGCAGCATTTACAGACTTCTTGGCTGATAAGGATGCTTATGTTATTTCAACAGCTCCAAAGGAAAATCAGACTCAGGATGCTGTAAAATTGGTATTACGAGAAAACTACCGTGTAAAACAACATGGCTTTACAGCAACGGAGTTGGAAAGAGCTAAGAGCGAATTATTGTCAAGGTTGGAAACAGCGTACAATGAGAGGGACAAGACACCTTCGGCTCAATTGCTTGCGGACTATGTGGATAACTTTACAGAAGGTAACCAAAACCCAAGTATTGAATATCGCTTCCAGTTTGTGAAGAATGTATTGCCTGGAATTACTTTGGAGGAAGTGAACAAGCTATCAGACAAGGTGTTGCCTGGCAAAAATACAGTAGTGATTGTTACTGGACCGGAACGTGAAGAAGTGGATCTTTCCAACAAGGACGAGTTGTTGGCTATCATGAAAGATGCAGCCAATGAGAAGCTGGAACCTTATGAGGATATTGCAGCAGGCAAGCAGTTGCTAGAAGATGTTCCGGCAGCTGGTAAGGTGGTTGAAACTCAAGAGTTCGCAGATTTGGGAGCTACTACTTGGACACTTTCAAATGGTGTGAAAGTGACCTTGAAACCTACAGATTTCCAGAATGATGAAATAGGTATGACAGCATTCCGTTTTGGAGGTCATTCGCTTTGTAAAGATGAAGACTACCAATCAGCAGCTCGTGCAGATGGAATTGTTGAAATGGGTGGATTAGGTGAGTTTTCTGAGGTGCAGCTTTCAAAAATGCTGGCAGGTAATACAGCTAGTGTATCTCCTTCAATTGGTGAATTGACAGAAGGTGTTAGAGGTAGCTGTGCGCCAAAGGATTTTGAGACAATGATGCAGTTGACTTACCTGACATTTACAGCTCCAAGAAAGGATGAAGAGCGTTTTGCTTCTTATATAGATCAGCTTAAAAACTCCATTAAGAATCTATTGGATGATCCGAATGCCTATTTCAAGGATGTAATTGCCAAGACGCTTTCTCAAAACCATTTGAGAGCAGCAGATATTCCTACTTTGGAAGAAGTTGATAAGATTGATTTGGATGTAGCCTATAACTTCTACAAGGAGCGTTTTGCAAATGCAGGTGGATTCCACTTTTACTTTGTCGGAAACTTTGATTTGGAGCAGGTAAAACCACTGATCGAACTGTATCTTGGCGGATTGCCAGGAGACCCTTCTTACCAATCGAACTTTAAGGACAACGGTATTGAGAAGCCAAAAGGAGTAGTAAAGAAAGATATCAAGAAACAAAGTGAGCCAAAGAGTACTGTGCTACTAGTGTTGCATGGCGATTATCCTAAAAGTACGTTGAAGGATAGGTTGGTGATGAACATTTTGGGACAGGTTACCCTGATTAGGTTGACAGAAGACTTGAGAGAAGAAAGAGGAGGCGTGTACTCACCTTGGGCAGGCACAGATGTATCTTTTTACCCAAGTCCAGAATATGCAGCTCAGGTTTACTTTATGTGTGATCCGGAGAGGGTAGAAGAACTGGTAGGTGCTACTTTTGAGGAAATGGAGTCAATGCATAAGGAGATCAAGGAAGTTAACCTCAATAAAGCCAAGCAAGCACTTCTTGAGCAGCATAAAGAGCAACTCAAGAAGAATAACTTCTGGCTTAGTGTTATGTATCAGAAGGATTATCAGCAGGAGCCTTACAGTGATATACTTAAGTTTGAAGAAACTGTTAACAATATTACAGTAAAGGATATCCAAAAAGCTGCTCAAAAATATCTGACAGACAAGCAGTATGCTGAGTTTATTCTTTCTCCAAAAGAATAA
- the bshA gene encoding N-acetyl-alpha-D-glucosaminyl L-malate synthase BshA, protein MKIGIVCYPTYGGSGVVATELGKALAATDRYEVHFITYDQPTRLDFFNKNLFYHKVDIRTYPLFKYPPYELALASSMVQVVKNEQLDLLHVHYAIPHASAAFMAKQILKAQGIDIPVVTTLHGTDITLVGKDETFEPVVSFSINQSDGVTAVSESLKQQTLEYFDIQSSTDIKVVPNFIDLDRFKRQKKDHFKKAICPNGEKLLIHISNMRKVKRASDVIKVFAKVRKEIPCKLLMVGDGPERTHLEETCYDIGACHDVRFLGKLDTIEEVLSVADLFIMPSAKESFGLAALEAMACEVPVISSNVGGLPELNIQGVTGFMSDVGDVDDMARNTIHILQDEHLPTFKANARKRAEDFSLENIRPLYEEVYEQVLKK, encoded by the coding sequence ATGAAAATTGGTATTGTTTGCTATCCGACCTACGGAGGAAGTGGTGTTGTAGCCACAGAATTGGGGAAAGCGCTGGCCGCTACAGACAGATATGAAGTCCATTTCATCACGTACGATCAGCCTACCAGGTTGGACTTTTTCAACAAGAACCTATTCTATCACAAAGTTGATATCCGAACTTATCCGCTTTTCAAGTACCCGCCATATGAACTGGCTTTGGCTAGTAGCATGGTACAGGTAGTGAAAAATGAACAACTTGACCTCCTGCATGTACACTATGCTATTCCTCATGCCTCTGCCGCATTTATGGCTAAGCAAATACTGAAAGCACAAGGTATTGACATTCCTGTTGTCACCACACTACATGGTACAGATATTACACTCGTTGGAAAAGATGAAACTTTCGAGCCTGTTGTATCTTTCAGTATCAATCAGTCTGATGGGGTAACTGCCGTTTCTGAAAGTCTAAAGCAACAGACATTGGAATACTTTGATATTCAGTCAAGCACAGATATCAAAGTTGTCCCTAACTTTATAGACCTTGACCGTTTCAAAAGGCAGAAGAAAGACCACTTCAAGAAAGCTATCTGCCCGAATGGTGAAAAGCTGCTGATTCACATTTCGAATATGAGAAAAGTGAAACGCGCCAGTGATGTCATTAAAGTATTTGCCAAGGTAAGAAAAGAAATCCCTTGTAAGTTGCTGATGGTAGGTGATGGTCCCGAACGCACACACTTAGAAGAAACCTGCTACGATATTGGTGCTTGCCATGATGTACGTTTCCTTGGTAAACTGGATACCATTGAGGAAGTACTTTCTGTGGCAGATTTGTTTATTATGCCTTCTGCCAAGGAAAGTTTTGGTCTGGCTGCATTGGAAGCAATGGCTTGCGAAGTGCCTGTGATCTCCTCAAATGTAGGTGGGCTTCCTGAGTTGAATATCCAAGGTGTTACAGGGTTTATGAGTGATGTGGGAGATGTTGATGATATGGCTAGAAATACCATCCACATCTTGCAGGACGAGCATCTTCCTACTTTCAAAGCCAATGCTAGAAAGCGTGCGGAAGATTTCTCTCTGGAAAACATCAGACCGCTTTACGAAGAAGTATACGAACAAGTACTGAAAAAATAA
- the serS gene encoding serine--tRNA ligase produces the protein MLQVSYIRDNKEEVIKGLLKKNFKNAEEAVNEVLTLDEDRRKSQKDRDDALQQANLVARKIGELMKAGKKEEAEGVKAEAASYKAQSKEMSDKVAMLEEKLQTLLYNIPNVPHASVPEGFTADDNVTLYEKGDKPSLPEGSKPHWELIEDYDIIDFEMGNKVTGAGFPFYKGKGARLQRALINFFLDEADKAGYREIQPPIVINEASGYGTGQLPDKEGQMYHIENHDFYLIPTAEVPITNMFRDVILEEKDLPQKMTGYTPCFRREAGSWGAHVRGLNRLHQFDKVELVRIEKPENSYNVLEEMSAHVEGLLEKLELPYRKLLLCGGDLSFNATLCYDLEVYSAAQEKWLEVSSVSNFETYQANRLKLRYRDNNKKTQLLHTLNGSALALPRILAAILENNQTPEGIKIPKVLQPYTGFDVIK, from the coding sequence ATGCTTCAAGTTTCATACATACGCGATAATAAGGAAGAAGTCATCAAAGGACTTCTTAAAAAGAATTTCAAGAATGCTGAAGAAGCGGTAAATGAGGTGCTGACTCTTGATGAGGACAGAAGAAAAAGCCAAAAAGACCGTGACGACGCACTTCAGCAAGCTAATCTGGTTGCCCGTAAGATCGGTGAACTGATGAAAGCTGGCAAAAAAGAAGAAGCTGAAGGGGTAAAAGCAGAAGCTGCTTCCTATAAGGCTCAGTCTAAAGAAATGAGTGACAAGGTAGCAATGCTGGAGGAAAAACTTCAGACGCTACTTTACAATATTCCGAACGTGCCACATGCATCTGTTCCGGAAGGGTTCACTGCTGACGACAACGTCACTTTGTATGAAAAAGGTGACAAGCCTTCACTGCCAGAAGGTTCAAAACCTCACTGGGAACTGATCGAGGATTATGACATCATTGACTTTGAAATGGGCAACAAGGTTACTGGTGCCGGTTTCCCTTTCTACAAAGGCAAAGGTGCTAGACTGCAAAGAGCATTGATCAACTTCTTCTTGGATGAAGCTGACAAGGCTGGTTACCGAGAGATTCAACCTCCTATCGTGATCAATGAAGCGTCAGGATACGGAACAGGTCAATTGCCTGACAAGGAAGGACAGATGTACCACATCGAGAATCATGACTTCTACCTGATTCCTACAGCTGAGGTTCCAATTACCAACATGTTTAGGGATGTAATTCTTGAAGAGAAGGATCTGCCTCAGAAAATGACAGGTTATACACCATGTTTCAGAAGAGAAGCAGGCTCTTGGGGTGCACACGTAAGAGGTCTTAACAGACTTCACCAATTTGACAAGGTAGAGTTGGTACGTATCGAAAAGCCTGAGAACTCATACAATGTATTGGAAGAGATGTCTGCTCATGTAGAAGGGCTGTTGGAAAAACTAGAGCTTCCATACAGAAAGCTTTTGCTGTGTGGTGGTGATCTTAGCTTTAATGCCACGCTATGTTATGACTTGGAAGTTTACTCTGCTGCTCAGGAAAAGTGGCTTGAAGTAAGCTCAGTAAGTAACTTTGAGACTTACCAAGCAAACAGACTAAAGCTTAGATACCGCGACAATAACAAAAAAACACAGCTGTTGCACACACTTAACGGTAGTGCGTTGGCTTTGCCTCGTATCTTGGCAGCTATTCTGGAGAACAACCAAACACCTGAAGGCATCAAAATACCTAAAGTACTACAGCCTTACACAGGATTTGATGTTATCAAGTAA